A portion of the Juglans microcarpa x Juglans regia isolate MS1-56 chromosome 1D, Jm3101_v1.0, whole genome shotgun sequence genome contains these proteins:
- the LOC121267641 gene encoding uncharacterized protein LOC121267641, translated as MVEDSAIKVLADTQSAEKCLSHAQGLVPVALNKAREVKVFPGRWKMIISKLEQIPARLSDLSSHPCFSKNALCKEQLQAVSKTLKEAIQLAELCVEEKYEGKLRMQSDLDALSGKLDLNLRDCGLLIKTGVLGEATLPLSVGVSSAEPEAASHSNIRELLARLQIGHLEAKHRALDNLVEVMREEENNVLAVLGRSNIAALVQLLTATSPRIREKTVSLICSLAESGSCENWLVSEGVLPPLIRLVESGSSVGKEKATISLQRLSMALEIARAIVGHGGVRPLIEICSTGDSVSQAAAACTLKNISAVPEVRQILAEEGIVRVMINLLDCGMLLGSKEYAAECLQNLTSSNDNLRRSVISEGGVRSLLVYLDGPLPQESAVGALRNLVGSVSMEVLVSLGFLPRIVHVLKCGSLGAQQAGAMAICRICTTTEIKKLVGEAGCIPLLVKMLEAKSNGVREVAAQAISSLIILSQNCREIKRDDKSVPSLVQLLDPTPHNTAKKYAIFCLGSLSSSKKCKKLMISYGAIGYLKKLTEMDIPGAKKLLERLERGKLRSLFSRK; from the coding sequence ATGGTGGAAGATAGTGCAATTAAGGTTTTGGCTGACACCCAGTCAGCTGAAAAGTGTTTATCTCATGCTCAAGGGCTTGTTCCAGTGGCACTTAATAAGGCTAGGGAGGTAAAAGTTTTTCCTGGTAGGTGGAAGATGATAATATCAAAACTGGAGCAGATCCCAGCACGTTTATCAGACTTGTCAAGCCACCCTTGCTTCTCAAAGAATGCACTTTGCAAGGAGCAATTGCAGGCCGTATCAAAGACGTTGAAGGAAGCGATTCAATTGGCTGAGTTATGTGTTGAGGAGAAGTATGAAGGCAAGCTTAGGATGCAGAGTGACTTGGATGCTTTGTCAGGGAAATTGGACTTGAATTTGAGGGACTGTGGGCTTTTGATCAAGACTGGAGTTCTTGGAGAGGCTACTTTGCCTCTATCTGTAGGTGTTTCTTCAGCCGAACCAGAGGCTGCATCTCATAGCAATATAAGGGAATTACTCGCGCGGCTTCAGATCGGGCACTTGGAAGCAAAGCACAGGGCTCTTGACAACCTTGTTGAAGTAATGAGAGAGGAGGAAAATAATGTTTTAGCTGTTTTGGGCCGGAGCAATATTGCCGCTTTAGTTCAATTGCTCACAGCAACATCTCCACGTATCCGGGAGAAGACAGTCTCTCTAATTTGCTCGCTGGCAGAATCTGGGAGTTGTGAGAATTGGCTTGTCTCGGAAGGAGTTCTGCCTCCTCTGATTCGGCTTGTTGAGTCAGGTAGCTCTGTGGGCAAAGAGAAGGCTACAATTTCACTTCAAAGGTTGTCCATGGCTCTGGAAATAGCTCGTGCAATTGTTGGGCATGGTGGGGTTCGTCCACTGATTGAGATCTGTTCAACTGGTGATTCTGTTTCACAGGCTGCGGCTGCTTGTACTTTGAAGAATATATCAGCTGTCCCAGAGGTAAGACAAATTCTAGCTGAAGAAGGGATTGTAAGGGTTATGATCAATCTTCTTGATTGTGGCATGCTTTTGGGTTCCAAAGAATATGCAGCAGAGTGCTTGCAGAATCTCACCTCCAGCAACGATAATCTAAGGAGGTCTGTTATTTCAGAAGGTGGTGTTCGGAGCCTATTGGTTTATCTTGATGGTCCACTGCCCCAAGAATCTGCAGTTGGGGCATTAAGGAATTTGGTTGGGTCGGTTTCTATGGAAGTATTGGTTTCACTTGGTTTCCTGCCCCGGATAGTTCATGTGCTTAAATGTGGATCTCTGGGTGCACAACAAGCTGGTGCAATGGCAATCTGTCGGATTTGTACCACAACAGAGATTAAGAAATTGGTTGGTGAAGCTGGATGCATTCCTCTGCTTGTCAAGATGCTTGAGGCTAAATCAAATGGTGTTAGGGAGGTTGCTGCACAAGCAATTTCAAGCTTGATTATCCTTTCCCAGAACTGCAGGGAAATTAAGAGGGATGACAAGAGTGTGCCGAGTTTGGTACAATTGCTTGACCCAACTCCACATAACACTGCAAAAAAGTATGCAATTTTCTGCCTTGGATCTCTTTCTTCAAGTAAGAAATGTAAGAAGCTGATGATCTCATATGGAGCAATTGGATATCTTAAAAAGCTCACAGAAATGGACATCCCTGGTGCCAAGAAACTGCTGGAGAGGTTAGAAAGAGGAAAACTAAGGAGTTTGTTCAGCAGAAAATAG
- the LOC121234775 gene encoding serine/arginine-rich splicing factor RS40-like isoform X2 has translation MMILQPVAGFAFVYMEDERDAEYAIRRLDRTEFGRKGRRLRVEWTKHERGIRRPGGSRSSANVRPSKTLFVINFDPSYTRTRDLERHFDEYGKILNIRIRRNFAFVQYESQEDATRALEATNMSKFMDRVISVEYAVRDDEEKRNGHSPDRRGRDMSPDRRSYDHGRSPSPYRRDRASPDYGHGSSRPEARGSPKYDRVESPVNGRYDSRSPPPRGRSRS, from the exons ATGATGATTTTGCAGCCAGTGGCAG GATTTGCTTTCGTCTATATGGAAGATGAACGAGATGCTGAGTATGCAATTCGGAGACTTGACAGGACAGAATTTGGTCGAAAGGGCCGCCGACTTCGTGTTGAGTGGACCAAG CACGAGCGTGGCATTAGAAGGCCCGGCGGTTCAAGATCTTCAGCTAATGTGCGACCATCAAAAACCCTGTTTGTCATTAATTTTGATCCAAGTTATACCAGGACAAGGGATCTGGAGAGGCACTTTGATGAATATGGGAAAATATTGAACATAAGGATCAGAAGGAATTTCGCATTTGTTCAGTATGAATCACAGGAGGATGCTACCAGAGCATTGGAGGCAACAAACATGAG TAAGTTCATGGATCGAGTCATTTCAGTGGAATATGCAGTTCGAGATGacgaagagaaaagaaatgggcACAGTCCTGATAGAAGAGGCCGAGACATGTCTCCCGATAGGAGAAGCTATGATCATGGGCGATCCCCAAGTCCATATCGTAGGGATAGGGCTAGTCCAGACTACGGCCATGGAAGTTCCAGACCTGAAGCAAGAGGAAGTCCCAAGTACGACAGAGTCGAGAGCCCTGTTAATGGGAGATATGACAG CCGTTCGCCCCCACCGCGGGGAAGATCCCGTTCCTGA
- the LOC121234775 gene encoding serine/arginine-rich splicing factor RS40-like isoform X1 yields the protein MNMRPIFCGNIEFDAKQSDVERLFRRYGRVERVDMKSGFAFVYMEDERDAEYAIRRLDRTEFGRKGRRLRVEWTKHERGIRRPGGSRSSANVRPSKTLFVINFDPSYTRTRDLERHFDEYGKILNIRIRRNFAFVQYESQEDATRALEATNMSKFMDRVISVEYAVRDDEEKRNGHSPDRRGRDMSPDRRSYDHGRSPSPYRRDRASPDYGHGSSRPEARGSPKYDRVESPVNGRYDSRSPPPRGRSRS from the exons ATGAATATGAGGCCCATCTTTTGCGGCAACATTGAATTTGATGCAAAGCAGTCTGATGTTGAGCGACTTTTCAGAAGATATGGCAGGGTTGAGAGGGTGGATATGAAGTCTG GATTTGCTTTCGTCTATATGGAAGATGAACGAGATGCTGAGTATGCAATTCGGAGACTTGACAGGACAGAATTTGGTCGAAAGGGCCGCCGACTTCGTGTTGAGTGGACCAAG CACGAGCGTGGCATTAGAAGGCCCGGCGGTTCAAGATCTTCAGCTAATGTGCGACCATCAAAAACCCTGTTTGTCATTAATTTTGATCCAAGTTATACCAGGACAAGGGATCTGGAGAGGCACTTTGATGAATATGGGAAAATATTGAACATAAGGATCAGAAGGAATTTCGCATTTGTTCAGTATGAATCACAGGAGGATGCTACCAGAGCATTGGAGGCAACAAACATGAG TAAGTTCATGGATCGAGTCATTTCAGTGGAATATGCAGTTCGAGATGacgaagagaaaagaaatgggcACAGTCCTGATAGAAGAGGCCGAGACATGTCTCCCGATAGGAGAAGCTATGATCATGGGCGATCCCCAAGTCCATATCGTAGGGATAGGGCTAGTCCAGACTACGGCCATGGAAGTTCCAGACCTGAAGCAAGAGGAAGTCCCAAGTACGACAGAGTCGAGAGCCCTGTTAATGGGAGATATGACAG CCGTTCGCCCCCACCGCGGGGAAGATCCCGTTCCTGA
- the LOC121257581 gene encoding ethylene-responsive transcription factor ERN3-like, giving the protein MAGAETTKITIATTTNAKFQSSKPAARRFVGVRQRLSGRWVAEIKDSSQRVRLWLGTYDTPEEAARAYDEAARALRGENARTNFAVPVNPSSNISGTSPCNGELPSQPDGRHGLSFSSLKAKLSKNLQSIMARTSDNKSSKSRVSDQSTFAKIFHFRNYQYQGGRMEMNNAEKAVQPSIIVPHMETEPSSWESSSVSECSAEWIGYRQHGLDSDGSDIGEVSFGRDHGFLDQIGGWNMDSPELGVGGGEEEGSRSKRFKVSSSVVVPPTFTGSPNIGEI; this is encoded by the coding sequence ATGGCAGGAGCTGAAACCACAAAAATCACCATCGCCACCACCACCAACGCCAAGTTTCAATCAAGCAAACCGGCTGCTCGTAGATTTGTGGGAGTCCGACAAAGGCTCTCAGGGAGATGGGTGGCGGAGATCAAGGATTCGTCCCAACGTGTAAGACTATGGCTAGGAACATACGATACTCCCGAAGAAGCAGCTCGAGCATACGATGAAGCAGCTCGAGCCCTGCGTGGGGAAAATGCCCGCACCAACTTTGCAGTTCCGGTGAACCCAAGTTCGAACATCTCGGGGACTTCGCCTTGTAACGGAGAGCTGCCCTCGCAACCTGATGGGCGGCATGGTCTCAGCTTCTCTTCCTTGAAGGCTAAGTTGAGCAAAAATTTGCAGAGTATCATGGCGAGGACGAGTGACAATAAATCCTCAAAAAGTAGGGTGAGCGATCAATCAACTTTTGCTAAGATTTTCCACTTTAGAAATTACCAATACCAAGGTGGTCGTATGGAGATGAACAACGCTGAGAAAGCTGTGCAGCCAAGCATTATAGTTCCTCATATGGAGACTGAGCCTTCTTCTTGGGAAAGCTCGAGTGTCTCGGAATGCAGTGCTGAGTGGATAGGTTACCGGCAACATGGACTGGATTCGGACGGGTCGGATATTGGTGAAGTTAGTTTTGGTCGTGATCACGGTTTCCTGGACCAGATTGGGGGCTGGAATATGGATAGCCCAGAACTGGGTGTTGGTGGTGGTGAGGAGGAGGGTTCGAGGAGTAAGAGGTTCAAGGTTTCTTCTTCTGTGGTGGTGCCTCCAACGTTTACTGGATCCCCAAATATTGGTGAAATTTGA
- the LOC121235347 gene encoding probable xyloglucan endotransglucosylase/hydrolase protein 27 translates to MADPALHPETQPLKQIAIDYTPEACSHCPDSNTITLTFDHRGGARWRTTTRYLYGTFSALIQCPKGNTSGLNFNIYLSSLEGDKSQDEIDFEFLGKDRTIVQTNYYTTGTGNRESIHQLGFDCSDGFHEYVIKWGPNEIEWLIDGKSVRREEKRDGEGFPEKPMFLYASVWDASYIDEGRWTGKYVGCDAPYVCVYKDIRVPAETARECSSDF, encoded by the coding sequence ATGGCTGACCCTGCTCTTCACCCGGAAACCCAACCCCTCAAGCAAATCGCCATAGATTATACCCCAGAAGCCTGCTCCCATTGCCCCGATTCCAATACCATTACCCTCACCTTCGACCACCGCGGCGGTGCTAGGTGGCGCACCACCACGAGGTACCTCTACGGCACCTTCAGCGCCCTCATTCAGTGCCCCAAAGGTAACACCAGCGGTCTTAACTTCAACATTTACCTCTCCTCCCTTGAGGGTGACAAGTCGCAGGACGAGATCGACTTCGAGTTCTTGGGGAAGGACAGGACAATTGTGCAAACTAACTATTACACTACCGGCACTGGCAACAGGGAGAGCATTCACCAATTGGGTTTCGACTGCTCTGATGGGTTCCACGAGTATGTGATCAAGTGGGGTCCCAACGAGATCGAGTGGCTCATTGATGGGAAGTCGGTGAGGAGGGAGGAGAAGAGGGACGGTGAGGGTTTTCCTGAGAAGCCCATGTTTTTGTATGCTTCCGTTTGGGATGCGAGCTACATTGATGAGGGGAGGTGGACAGGGAAGTACGTGGGGTGTGATGCACCCTATGTTTGCGTCTATAAGGATATTCGGGTGCCGGCTGAGACTGCACGAGAGTGCTCTTCTGATTTCTGA